A genomic region of Chloroflexota bacterium contains the following coding sequences:
- a CDS encoding DinB family protein produces the protein MDLLDRLLGHDVWTTRQLLLQAQSLSPAQLDQQFAIDQRSLRECFEHIIENMESWCDLMAERPVRDLTDTSIEGLLQRLSNAGRDFAAIARTISREQRWDAVYADVLDDPPVQKTYGGTIGHLITHSMHHRAQIMLMLEQLGCQEHIEGDLLSWEAQAFGWKSHDR, from the coding sequence ATGGATTTGTTAGATCGTTTGCTTGGCCATGATGTGTGGACGACCCGCCAATTATTACTGCAAGCGCAAAGCCTCAGCCCAGCCCAACTTGATCAGCAATTTGCAATCGATCAGCGGAGTTTACGCGAGTGTTTTGAGCATATCATCGAAAACATGGAGAGTTGGTGCGATCTCATGGCCGAACGGCCTGTGCGCGATCTAACCGATACCTCAATTGAGGGCTTACTGCAACGCTTGAGTAATGCAGGCCGCGATTTTGCCGCAATTGCCCGCACGATCAGCCGTGAGCAACGCTGGGATGCTGTGTATGCTGATGTATTGGATGATCCGCCAGTTCAAAAAACTTATGGCGGCACGATCGGCCATTTAATTACCCATAGCATGCATCATCGTGCCCAAATTATGTTGATGCTCGAGCAACTTGGTTGTCAGGAGCATATTGAGGGTGATTTGCTGAGTTGGGAAGCCCAAGCCTTTGGCTGGAAATCGCATGATCGCTGA
- a CDS encoding GerMN domain-containing protein translates to MRSLKYMSLALLLVACGGQSPTTTTPAATTNLPAQATATIQTGSAATSIPTTAPQATVATANQINLSAPPADAVLTDSVRVAGTIVFTPFEKTLRLVIQTNDGNILYEGPINTTGEYGSSATFDVTVPIVAAASGPGVIKVIEDDMSGELPYRTIAEQPVQFSSTSAEPSPAEPRILIELTEPAMHAVVGNPLNFKGTLSAMPFEKNVVIEVYDSELHLLGQTSVIADGEYGSAGTFSGSINFQAPLSSRIGRIVAYTTSPKDGSVVGRDEATLTLPAWNGTGAYLAQPAPETSAFLPLHVEAVGLNSDNYTVRLRYADGTLLENKTQAYNGYLALSLMWDKNPPILPNQGAILELVKADGTVELSQNLYMQDLTSQPTTSVEVSWLAGEGSINGVRTLPKTSSVASAALRELVWGPVGEDSAYSTAIPSPKIIADYTGDKTGWTGRVHLRSVRIEGDTAYVDWSREMRAWGGGSMLLESLQAQVDLTLKQFPQVKNVVMTVEGSEEVLQP, encoded by the coding sequence ATGCGTTCTTTGAAATATATGAGTTTGGCGTTATTGCTAGTAGCCTGCGGTGGCCAAAGCCCAACAACGACCACTCCAGCAGCAACGACCAATTTACCAGCCCAAGCCACCGCCACCATCCAAACTGGCTCGGCAGCAACGAGCATTCCCACAACCGCGCCGCAAGCGACGGTTGCCACGGCTAATCAAATTAACTTGAGTGCGCCGCCCGCCGATGCCGTGCTAACCGATTCGGTGCGCGTGGCAGGCACAATCGTGTTCACGCCATTCGAAAAAACCTTGCGCCTCGTGATTCAAACCAACGACGGCAATATTCTGTATGAGGGGCCAATTAATACCACTGGCGAATATGGCAGCAGCGCAACCTTCGATGTGACCGTGCCAATCGTCGCAGCAGCAAGTGGTCCAGGTGTAATCAAGGTGATCGAAGATGATATGAGCGGCGAATTGCCCTATCGCACAATTGCCGAACAACCAGTCCAATTTAGCTCAACTTCTGCCGAGCCAAGCCCTGCCGAGCCAAGAATTTTGATCGAATTGACTGAGCCAGCGATGCATGCTGTCGTTGGTAATCCATTGAATTTCAAAGGCACGCTCTCGGCAATGCCTTTTGAAAAAAATGTGGTGATCGAAGTCTATGATAGTGAATTGCATTTGCTCGGCCAGACCAGCGTGATTGCTGATGGCGAATATGGCTCAGCCGGAACATTCAGCGGCAGTATCAATTTTCAAGCACCTTTGAGCAGCCGCATCGGTCGGATTGTAGCCTATACAACATCGCCCAAAGATGGTTCAGTCGTTGGGCGTGACGAAGCAACTCTGACGTTGCCTGCTTGGAATGGCACAGGCGCATATTTGGCCCAACCTGCGCCCGAAACCAGTGCCTTCTTGCCACTGCATGTTGAAGCAGTCGGTTTGAACAGCGATAATTACACCGTGCGTTTGCGCTACGCCGACGGCACCCTGTTGGAAAACAAGACCCAAGCCTACAACGGTTATTTGGCGTTGAGTTTGATGTGGGACAAAAATCCACCCATTTTACCCAACCAAGGCGCAATTTTAGAGTTGGTCAAGGCTGATGGCACGGTTGAATTAAGCCAAAATCTGTATATGCAAGATCTGACCAGCCAACCGACCACGAGCGTCGAAGTCTCTTGGTTAGCTGGCGAAGGCTCAATCAACGGGGTTCGAACCTTACCAAAAACCTCAAGTGTCGCTAGCGCTGCCCTACGTGAATTGGTTTGGGGGCCAGTTGGTGAAGATTCAGCCTATAGCACAGCGATTCCTAGCCCCAAAATTATTGCCGATTACACTGGTGATAAAACCGGCTGGACTGGGCGGGTGCATCTACGCTCAGTGCGGATCGAAGGCGATACCGCCTACGTCGATTGGAGTCGCGAAATGCGAGCATGGGGCGGCGGGTCAATGCTACTTGAATCACTACAAGCTCAAGTGGACCTAACGCTCAAGCAATTTCCCCAAGTCAAAAATGTCGTTATGACCGTTGAAGGCAGTGAAGAAGTGCTCCAACCTTAA
- a CDS encoding nitroreductase, with the protein MATSNEVLAFLAQRRSYGLKEVSPEPIERSAIELILQAATLAPSHGVTEPWRFVVYSGEARAELGAALVAAAQGDPFQEAKQRDKVWMAPVWIALGMQPQPKNPEWEELAAVAMAVQNAHLMAAHLGLAAKWSSGPIGTHEIVAKTVGFEAPTKLLGFLYVGKPAVTPKPLARSDWQSKTTWKK; encoded by the coding sequence ATGGCAACCAGCAACGAAGTTTTGGCCTTTTTAGCCCAACGCCGATCATATGGCTTGAAAGAAGTTTCGCCTGAGCCAATCGAGCGCTCGGCAATTGAATTAATTCTACAGGCAGCAACCTTGGCTCCCAGCCATGGTGTGACTGAGCCTTGGCGCTTTGTGGTTTATAGCGGCGAAGCTCGTGCCGAATTAGGCGCGGCGCTGGTTGCAGCCGCTCAAGGCGATCCATTTCAAGAGGCCAAACAGCGCGATAAAGTCTGGATGGCCCCGGTTTGGATTGCCCTGGGCATGCAGCCACAGCCCAAAAATCCCGAATGGGAAGAATTGGCTGCCGTCGCCATGGCTGTACAAAATGCCCACCTCATGGCGGCGCATCTTGGTTTAGCTGCTAAATGGTCGAGTGGCCCGATTGGCACGCACGAGATTGTTGCCAAAACTGTGGGTTTTGAAGCTCCAACCAAACTGTTGGGATTTTTGTATGTTGGCAAGCCTGCGGTTACTCCCAAGCCTTTGGCTCGTAGCGACTGGCAAAGCAAAACGACCTGGAAAAAATAA
- a CDS encoding ferritin yields the protein MINPTIEAAINDQIKHEFESAYLYLSMSAYFESVNLSGFAHWMRLQYEEETVHAMKLFDYLHDRGGRAVLQAMAQPQSSFNSSLEVFEMALHHEQRVTALINSLYDLAIKENDHATQIHLQWFITEQVEEEKSASDVVEKLKMAGDHPGALFLLNEQLGSRAAE from the coding sequence ATGATTAATCCAACCATTGAAGCCGCGATTAACGACCAAATCAAGCATGAATTTGAGTCGGCCTACCTGTATCTCTCAATGTCGGCCTACTTCGAGTCGGTTAATTTAAGTGGCTTTGCTCATTGGATGCGCCTGCAGTACGAAGAAGAAACCGTGCACGCCATGAAGCTGTTCGATTATCTGCACGATCGTGGTGGCCGTGCTGTGCTGCAAGCTATGGCCCAGCCTCAATCAAGCTTCAATTCGTCGCTTGAAGTGTTTGAAATGGCTTTGCATCACGAACAACGAGTTACTGCGTTGATCAACTCGCTCTACGATCTGGCGATCAAAGAAAACGATCATGCCACCCAAATTCACTTGCAATGGTTTATTACCGAGCAAGTCGAGGAAGAAAAGAGTGCCTCGGATGTGGTCGAAAAGCTCAAAATGGCTGGCGATCACCCAGGTGCGTTGTTCTTGCTCAATGAACAATTAGGCAGCCGCGCCGCTGAATAG
- a CDS encoding GNAT family N-acetyltransferase, protein MQPNYTIRRPTQAELSLLPAIEVAAAQLFLPTQHAFIAAWPPATIDDLQAYVDRDGVWVAIDADATPVGFALARIVDGEVYLSELDVHPDHGQRGVGRGLIKAVAAWGKQQGYRHMSLLTFNDIAWNALFYARLGFRALTAAECGPELTAIAQSHIAAGLPATARVAMLAELDQLL, encoded by the coding sequence ATGCAGCCAAATTATACAATTCGTCGGCCAACTCAGGCTGAATTAAGCTTGTTGCCAGCGATTGAAGTTGCCGCCGCCCAGCTTTTTTTGCCCACCCAGCATGCCTTTATCGCCGCCTGGCCACCAGCAACCATCGACGATTTGCAAGCTTATGTTGATCGGGATGGCGTGTGGGTTGCCATTGATGCTGATGCTACGCCTGTAGGCTTTGCGTTGGCGAGAATCGTCGATGGCGAGGTTTATCTAAGCGAACTGGATGTCCACCCCGATCATGGGCAGCGTGGCGTAGGCAGAGGGTTGATTAAGGCTGTGGCAGCATGGGGCAAACAACAGGGTTATCGCCACATGAGCTTATTGACCTTCAACGATATTGCTTGGAATGCCCTGTTTTATGCGCGTTTGGGCTTTCGGGCGCTTACTGCGGCTGAATGCGGGCCTGAATTAACTGCGATTGCCCAAAGTCATATTGCCGCAGGTTTGCCCGCAACCGCACGAGTGGCAATGCTAGCCGAGCTTGATCAGCTATTATAA
- a CDS encoding GNAT family N-acetyltransferase, which yields MAGELTLQICKSADLTTDEAQAILELCSLAYEEDFSSSLIYENPVHVLGWLDSALVSHAMWVERWLQIGDEAPRRTAYIEAVATHPDHQKKGYASHVLRHLAKAINDFELAALSPSDAAFYQRLGWELWRGPLSIRTEQGIEPTPGEEVMILRLPKTGLLDLDAPISAEWREGEVW from the coding sequence ATGGCTGGCGAATTAACCCTGCAAATTTGCAAAAGTGCCGATTTAACCACTGATGAAGCACAGGCGATTTTAGAACTGTGTAGTTTGGCCTATGAAGAAGATTTTTCTTCATCGCTGATTTATGAAAATCCAGTTCATGTCTTGGGTTGGCTTGACTCAGCGCTAGTTAGCCATGCGATGTGGGTTGAGCGCTGGTTGCAAATTGGCGACGAAGCTCCCCGCCGTACTGCCTATATCGAAGCCGTCGCCACCCATCCCGATCATCAGAAAAAGGGCTATGCCAGCCACGTCTTGCGTCATTTAGCCAAGGCGATCAACGATTTTGAGCTAGCCGCGCTTAGCCCATCGGATGCGGCGTTTTATCAGCGACTTGGTTGGGAACTCTGGCGCGGGCCGTTGTCGATTCGCACCGAGCAAGGGATTGAGCCAACTCCAGGTGAGGAAGTGATGATTTTACGTTTGCCCAAAACCGGTCTGCTCGATCTGGATGCACCGATCTCAGCCGAATGGCGCGAGGGTGAAGTTTGGTAG